In the genome of Zobellia nedashkovskayae, the window TGTCTTCCATATCTTTTTGGAGTATCATCAACTCTGCGAACATAGTATCTACTTTTTCCTTGTATTCTGGGTTTGCAGCTAAATCATTCATTTCTTTTGGATCTGCTTTCAGATCATAAAGTAAAACTACATCCATTTTTGGATATAGAATCAACTTATAACCATCTTTACGAATCATACGTTGTAAGTCTATATAACCGTTGTAGATAGCATCATAGTGGCTTTCTTTCCTATCACCGTTTACAAGGTCCAAGACGCTATTAAAGAATACATATTCAGGTTTCTTAACACCGGCTAATTCTAAACTTGTGGCCATGGCATCCTGCAAATAGATATCCGTATCAATTTTTTTGTATTTAGGGATTTTTGGTCCTACAATCATGAAAGGAGCCCGTATACTATGGTCAAATTGACTTTGTTTCCCAATTAGGCCATGTTTCCCAACCGCTAAACCGTGATCAGCCGTGAAGATGATATAGGTATTATCCATCTTGCCTGTTTTTTCCAATCCCTCTATAATTTTTCCAATCTGGAAATCTAAGTGAGTTATAAGAGCATAGTACTCTTTGGTATGTACTTTAACGGCAAATTCTGTTCTAGGAAAGGGCGCCAGTGCCTCATCTCTAAGACTAGGTCCGTTGCCCATGCCATCTTTGTAAGGGTAGAGAGGAAGGAAGCTTTCAGGAATGGTTATATCATCTAAAGAATACATATCTACAAACTCTTTTGGCGCCTGTCTTGGATCATGTGGAGCATTAAAAGCCAGGTACATAAAGAAAGGATTTTTACTTGTTTTGGTTTGGTCTATAAACCCAAGGGCATCGTCTCTTAAAACTTCGCTCCAGTGTTTGCCACCTTGCCAGAATCCACCGTGCTTCATATTGGTTGGCGTCCACGTAGTGTCATTTTCGTTCTGCGGCCTGTTGTAGCCAATAGGCATAATATCAGCAGGTTTAAGTCCGTTTTCTTTCAATGTTGAGAATTTAGAGCCAGTTAGCTCTTTTGCCCATGCATCACCAGGCATTCCAGGTCGCGTATGAATCACGTTTTGAAAAACATTTTGGGCCTTGGCATCAACATGCCATTTTCCGGTCATATAAGTGTCGTATCCGGCACCTTCCATGAGTTTACCCCAAGTTTTGTCAAACTCTTTACCATTACTCCAGTTTTCACGAAACTCATTTACCTCCCATAATTTTCTACCAGAAATAATCATGGCACGGGAAGCAGCACAAATGGCACCGTTCCATCCTCCCATGTTAAAGGCATGTGTAAAAGTGGTTCCGTTATGCACTAGTTTGTCTAAGTTTGGGGTTTTAATTTCTTTGTTTCCCAGGGCATTTATGGCCGAGTAGGTCATATCATCGGCAAAAATGAAAACTACATTGGGTTTAGAAAGCGGTATTTCTTTCTTTTCGGCCTTGCAAGAGAATAGCAATACCGTAATAAGGGCAAGCGTTAAATTTTTCAAAGGATTAATTTTTGGAGTTAAATTGTTTGTGGTAATAATGACATTGTAAATATACTAAATCATGACTTAAAGTGTATTTTAGATACTTATTAACTTCGTGGGCATAAAAAAATAGTGTATTAACAAGATAGTGTTCATTGAACCTTTCAACATTTTTTTAGGAGTCAGCAGATTCTTTCTTCTTGCTAATTTGTTTTACGTATTTGCTAGGTACTATCTCAAACTGTTTATTAAAGCATTTACAGAAGTACGGAGCCGCGATAAAACCTGTTTTGTTTATGATATGTTTTACGGAATAATTACTTTTTTTAAAGGACCTTATGCCTTAACGTTCATAAGAGTGCATAAAATAACATTTTTGCTATTTACTTCACCCCGATCTTTACTTCTTACACCTATGTCCTTTTGGTTATGCAACTGCCCCAAAACAATAACACAAATCAATAAAATGTACTATCCCTTGCATATAGTATTACTTAGGTTCTATAATAAGGCCTCTTTCTCCTTCACTGTCCGAAGTATACCTAAGAACCTTTGGAAATTCATTACCTCTAGCATTGGTAATTTCTGTTTTCCAAACTTTTCTCAACTCTTCTAATTTATTCTTGTTAGAGGCATCAGAGGCTAAATTGGTCGTTTCTTTGGGGTCATTTTTAAGGTTGAAAAGCTCTTCATAGACAGCTGGTTCGCCATTTAGTGGTCCGTCTGCATAATCTCTGTAAACAGCTATATCTGGGTCGTGAACTTTGTACAACATTGCGCTGGTATTAATACCCATTTCTTTAGCAGTAGCTATTTTTTTCAATGCCGAGAAATTCTCGTTTTTATAATAGCGAATGTATTTCCATTCATGGTCTTGGACAGCCTCACATCTAGGGTTTCCAAATTGCGTAGACCATAAATTTTCAGTGTAAAGGTAGGGGCGCACAGCTTCTTGTTCACCAGCTAAAAGTCCGGTTAAGTTTTTACCTTGGTAACTGTCAGGAATAGTTACGCCTGCCATGGTCATCATAGTTGGGGCTATATCTATACTCTGTACCAAAGCATCGGAAGTTTTTCCTCTCTTTGATTTCTTGGTGTTTGGGTCAAAGATTATCATAGGTACATGCGTAGTTTCTTCGTAGCACAACGCTTTTCCGCCAAGACCGAATTGCCCCATAAAAAGACCGTGGTCAGAAGTAAAAGCAATAACGGTATTCTTATCTAATTTTTGGTCCTTCAAAGTTTGTCTAAGCTCTCCTAGAAGACGGTCAATACCTGTCATAGCTTCCATTTGGCGTATATAACGCTCTCTAAAACCTTCTGGCGTATCTACATAATCATAACCCACCTGGCGGTCTTCCGCGTGATGTATTTCTGCAGGTAATTTTGGTGTTTTTATATCTTTTCTAGCGACATAATTTTCTGGTAACGGAATATTCTGGTCGCGATAAAGCGTTTTGTAAATCTCATCGTCAGAATCACGCATTTGCATAGAACCTGTCCCTGCTCCGTGAGGAAGGTTAAAACACACGGAAAGCATAAAAGGCTTATCCGTAGGTCTGTTGTCTATGAATTTTATGGCCCCGCCTAATTTCTGCTCATTGGATAAAAAGTCTTGAATTCCTTCACCAACCACTTCTACTTGGGTGTCGTTTTTAGCATCTTTAAAAATACTGTGACGGTCTTTTGGATAGAAGCCCAGATGACCATGGCCTGCGTACCAGTAATCAAAACTTTTTTCCATGAGTCCGCTATCATAACCACCCTCTCCAACAGGAACATGGTTTTTCCCCACCCAACCGGTGTAATACCCATTTTCACGCATAACCATAGGATAGGTGTTCTTCCAACCTTCTTTGGACATACTGGTGCCGGAATTAAAGTTTATACCGTGTTTTCTCTCAAACTGACTCGTTAGAATACTGGCTCTACTTGGTGTGCAAATAGCAGTAGTTATATGGGCATTGGTGAACAAAACCCCATCACTAGCCAATTTATCTAGGTTTGGCGTTTTTACAATGGTATTACCCGTACAGCCCATGAGGCCGTACTGCTGGTCATCCGTTAATATAAAGATGAAATTTGGCTGCTCTTGTGCCCAACCAGATACGGTTGTTGCGGCGTAAATGCAGAGCATAATGACCAAATTTTTTAGCAATTTTAATTGAAAGTCCTGTTTCATTTTATACTTCCTAAATTATGATTTTCTTCTTATTTTAATGTTGGACCTTGGGCTTTTTTGCGCATGCCCTGTAAAGCTTTTTCTTCTTTAAGAACATTTTCACGGTGCGGGTCTAACCAACCAGGAACTAGGTTTTTAGCATCCCAAGCCGTGTATGCTTTTTCTAGTTCAGCAATTTTTTCAGGATGCTTATCTGCTATATCCGTTCGTTCCCAAGGGTCGCTTTTTAAATTGAAAAGCAACGTTTTGTTCTTGTATGAACTCTTATAAAGTTTGTAATTACCTATTCTAACGGCATATTCAAATCCGCCAACGGAACGCCAGAACAATTTTTCATGGGGAGTGTCGGTTTTTCCATCTAAAATATAGGGTAGGAGAGTGGTGCCGTCTAATTGTGTTTCTTTTGTAACATCACCGCCAGCGGCTTCTAGAAAAGTAGGGAAAAGGTCCAATGAGCTAATAGGTTTCTCATAATGTTGACCCGCTTTCAATTTCTCTGGCCAAGTAATGAAAAAAGGAACTTTTATTCCACCTTCAAACAACATGCCTTTGTGGCCTCTGTACGGTCGGTTGTCAGCATGTTCCGTACGTCCTCCGTTATCACTTAAAAATACTAAAATTGTGTTTTCTTTCATACCATTTGCAACTAGTGTAGAGTCTATTCTCCCAACGTTTGCATCAACAGCATTTACCATGGCGGCATAGATACTACGTCCACCATATTCAATATGTTTTGTGTTTTCTAAATATTGTTGGGTAGCGTGATCAGGAGCATGTGGCGCGTTATAAGCCAAATACATAAAAAATGGTTTATCATCTTTCTTGGTAATAAAATCGATGGCCTCATCTGTGAAATCATCCGTTAGGTAACGCAATTCATTTTGAGGAACCGGTTTACCATTTCTAACAATAGTTTTAATAGGGCCATCAGGTACGCCCCAATAGTTCATTCCACCACCGGCAAAACCGAACCAATGGTCAAAACCTTGTTGAGTAGGGTGAAGGCTAGAATGATCGCCCAAGTGCCATTTTCCAATAGCGCTCGTGCGATATCCCCGTTCTTTTAGGGCTTCAGGAATCATTTTTTCGGAAAGTGGCGTGCCCACCGTGTCATCGTTTTCGGCTTGGTATGGCATGTTACAATCGTGACCAAAACGAGCCTGATAGCGACCGGTTAAAAGTCCAGCGCGTGAAGGACTACAGTACGGATGGGAAACATATCCGTTATCAAAAATCACACCTTGGGAGGCTAATTTGTCCAAATTTGGGGTGGGAATATCCGTTGCTCCATTAAAGCCAACATCTGCCCAACCTTGATCATCCGTTAGGACAACGATAATATTTGGCTTTTTTTCTTGTGCTACAATGGGTAGGGCTGTTAGGAAACCTAAAGCAAAAGTGAATAAAAGTTTAGTGTTCTTCATTATATATGTTCTAATTATTTTAAAGTGATTTTGTAAACAAAAGCAGCTTCCGCTTCGGCAGGTATTTTTCTTGGAGAAGTAACCAAAAGGCCTTCTGCTGTTTTTTTCCATTCTATTTTTTGTTTGCTACCCAATACAGAAACCGATTTGATGTCCATATCCTTGGCTTTGTTAGCAAAAACTGTCAGCACCGTTTCTGTATTCTCACCCGGCCAACCTAATTGAATGGCGTAGACTGTTTTGTCCTTTATGGTGTAGCGAATATCAGCTGAATTCAAGTCATATAAACCAGCTTTTATGGCTCCATAATCATTCCACTCGTCTTCTGGATTTCGTTTCAATTCGGTTGGTCCTTGACCATACGCAACAAATGGACGTGTTTTGTAAATACTCTCGCCGTACAATTGTAACCAAGCTCCAATGCCTTCCATTGCTTTGGCCTGTTCTTCTGGAATAATACCTTCTGCCATTGGGGCAGCGGCTAAAATCATAACTCCGTTTTTACTGACTACCTCGGCCAAAATACGAATGGCTTTTTTAGGGTCTAAAGCAGTACGTTTGTCTTTATTATAGCCCCATGAGCTACCCAGTTGAAAATCCGTTACCCAAACTTCTGGGGCGATATCTATAACCGTAGCTCTTTCTAAATTTACAACAGCTAAATCCGTTGGAAAAAATGACCCTTTGGTGTTAATCACCACCTCTTTATTCTGCTCTTTTGCTTTGTTGAAATAGTTGGCCAGAAATTGTTTGCGGTAATCCTCTTGAATATACCCTTGGGCAAAATACATCCAAATATAATCCGGAGAATAAGCATCTATTACTTCATTCAATTTCCCTAGCCAGATATCACATTCTTCTTTATAGGTGGTATTTCCGTAAAGAATGCGGTACTCATCTTCTTGAGGAACTTCTGGGTTAGCATAAGTTACGGCATGCATGCTTACGGGGCGAAGAAAACTATTCTCTTTTTTGGGATAAAAATGCATGTGAAAACCATGGTGAAAAGTGGTCATGAATTTTAAATTGCGCTTTTTTACTTCGTCACCAATTTGTTTTACTACATCGATTTTAGGGCCTTTATCAAAGGAGTTCCAAGGATTGACTTCACTTTCCCAAAGCGAAAATCCGTCATGATGCTCTGCAATGGTTCCTATGAATTTTGCACCCATATTTTCGAACATATCCACCCAACGCTTAGCAGAGAATTTTTCGGCTTTCCATTGGGGAATAAAATCATGATAATTTACATCTCTTCCGTAGGTTTTGGTATGGTAGTCATAGACATCTTTGCCCCACGTCTTTACCCGGTCACTCTCGTACATAAAACGCCCGTACCATTCATTTCCGTTGGCAGGAACGTTATAGACGCCCCAATGAAAATAGACACCTAACTTGGCATCTGCAAACCATTCAGGAGAAGCTTTATGCTGGTTAAGGTTTTCCCATTCTGGTTCAAACTTTTCTTGAGCGTAACATGTAGCAGTAAGTACCAATATTAAAAGAAGGGCAATCTTGTTTTTCATTTAAATAAAGTATGCTTGTTCTTATTTTAATTCTTGAATTCTGATATTTCTATAGATAATTTCAGAGCCTTCTGCTTGTAGTGCAATATTTCCTTTTTCTAATGGAGTACCATCTGCATTTAAGAAGTCTTTCAGTTCGTTTACCAGTTGGCCGTTTTCAAAGAACTTGGCACTTTTTGAACCTTTTACTTCTACGCGTACTTTGTTCCAGCCATCAACTTCATGATTACCATATTTATCACCTTCTAGATAGTCTATTTTTCCACTAGAATCTAATAATAGAGTAGAGCCATCCTTTTGAAACCACGTTACTTTTGGGCCTTTTATGACCCATAGATCACCCGTGTCACCTTCCTGAATTTGACATTCTAGGCAAGTGGGCCAGACAACTTTTTCTCCTTTAATATGAAAAACGATACCAGCATCCCGTTTGGCTTCTAGGCGAGGAGCAAATTTACGTTCTCCCCACTTATATTCAAGTTCTAAATTAAAGTGACTGTATTCTTTATTAGTGGTAACCATGCCAAAAGGAGCTTCGTCTCCTTTCCAAGCATAGAGAACTTCTATTTTATTCTTTTTGATGTTGAATAATTGCTGATTATCGGGCAGTTCGTTTGGAGTGATGGTGTAAGCGGTACCGAGTTCATCTTTGGGAAAAGGATTTTCCCAATTTATAGATGATTTTTTAGGCGCAGATTTTTGAGATGAAAATAAAAAAAAGGCACACAAATAAAGTAATAATGTTACAATGGTAGTAATTTTGTTTGTCATCTGTTCTGGTGTTCTAAAGAGGCTGTAAATTCTAAATTTATAGCTTTAACTAGGACAACAGACATTTTTTATACTACCACAAATGTTTTTTACGAGTCAATTTTGACTAACAAACGAGGTATAATTGCCAAATTGGGGGAATTATCAAAAAAAAGAGGTTTTTAATCGTAGATGCGAATGACCTCGCCATTGCCTTTTCCGTTCACACTGCGAACGTATCCATTAACTACTTTTTTCATGGGAATAGGGTTGTGCCCAGGAAAATAATCTTTATACTTTTCGTAAGCATCTTCTACCATACCAGAAGATACCACATTAACCCTGATACCATTTTCTGTCTCTAAAGCTACAGCTTGTACAAAACTATGAACACCACCATTTACCATGGCAGCACTAGTAGTTTTTACAACAGGGTCGTCTGCTAGAATACCAGTAGAAAGTGTAATAGAGCCTTTAGGATTTAGAGCATCCTTGCCCAAACGAACAAGGTTTACCTGCCCCATTAATTTACTATTTAGCCCAATATGAAAATCGTCTTCCGTAAGATCGTTGAAATTTGCCCATTTGGCTTCACCGGCTATACAGATAATAGCGTCTAATTGGCCAGTTTTTTCAAACATTTTAGAAATAGAGGAACTATCTTCTATGTCTACTAAGAAATCACCATTGGTTCTGCCGGCAATTAGCACCTCATTATGTTCGGAAAAATGAGCGCTTACTTTTCTTCCGATAGTTCCGTGCCCTCCAATAATCAGGATTTTCATGTTTTTCTAGTTTTAGGTCAAACGTTTTCGCTTGTTCTGTTTAGGGTTCTTTTTACGCGTTTTATATATGGTAAGCGTAGCAATAATACTCCATAACATATTAGATACAAATGGGGGAATGGCACTATAATAATAACAATTTGCCGCAATTAATAATCCACCAATTAAATTTAAGTACTTACTATAGCCTAAATACTTTCTATTTTCCATCATTGTAATGGCGTAGGCTAGGATAATGAGCCCCGAGCCCATCCATCCAAAAACATCAATAAGGAGTTTCATCTTAAATAGTAATATCTATATATATCGATTTGTTAGTTAATAATTTTATAATAAATATTTAGCAAAATCAGTAATTAAAGCCTCATTTCTTTTATAATAAGACCATTTTCCGTGTCTAGTCATAACCAATAATCCACACTTTTCCATACTGGTCAAGTAATTTGAAATTGTAGATTGCGACAATCTAGACTTCTCGTGTATGTATGTAGCACAGACTCCGTCATTAAAATGATCTATGCTGATATGTGGCGGAAAATTCTTTTCAGGTTCCCTGAGCCATTCCATTATCTGCATTCGAGTCTGATTAGATAAACATTTGCTAATTTCAACTGCTTCTTTTACATCCATAGATACAAATATCGGTATTTATCGATATGTAATATAAAATTTAACATTTTTTTTATATAGGAAAATGCTGGACGGGACCGTTGCCTTTGCCCAAGGTTTTGTCTTTACCCTGTGTAATGGCTTTATTTAAATAAGAGCAGGCATTTTTTACGGCCTCTTCTAGGGTAAGACCTAAACTTAATTGAGCGGCGATGGCAGAAGATAAAGTGCATCCGGTGCCATGGGTATTATTTGTATGTACCCTTTTGTTTTGAATAGAAACCGTTTTCTGGGTATCATATAAAAATAGCGTATCCGTCATTTGTTCGGAATCTTCTAAATGTCCTCCTTTTAATAAAACAGAGGTTTTGAATGTATTCCCTATTTCTCTTGCGGCCTCACCAAGCTTCTGTGAATCTATTATTCTATCGATTAAAATCTCAGCTTCAGGAATATTAGGCGTAATAAGATAGGCATCGCTTAAAAAATATTTCAAATTCCCTAGTGCAGTCTTATCTAAAAGTCTATCTCCAGAGGTAGCGACCATTACAGGATCTAGAACTATTTTCTTGATAGAGTATTCCCTAAGGGTGTCCTGTACCATTTTAATAACCTCTGCAGAGTGGAGCATTCCTATTTTAATAGCGCCAAAGTCAATATCCTCAAGAACCGCAATTAATTGTTTGCGTATATGGGCAACAGGAATAGGGTGAATATCAAAAACACCCTGAGTGTTTTGAGCGGTAGTAGCTGTAATGACAGATGCGGCAAAGGCGCCATTGGCACTAATACTTTTAATATCGGCCTGTATACCGGCACAACCTCCAGAATCGCTTCCGGCAATGGTAAGAACACTAGGATATCTTGTAATCATAACTACGAAGAATACAATTGTGGAAATATAAGAGAATCAAAAGTATAGAATTATTTTAAAAGGAGGTGGGGAGACATGGCTATTATCGCATTAAAAATTCTTACATTTTATTAAAAACTTAATTTATTGCCCAGCCTGACTTTTACACTTGCTCACGGACTTTTTTACTGTTGAATAATGGTGCGATTCAAGGACTAAAAGTTAGTGTTATAAAGCAAGTTACTATAACGTTATAGTTATTTCTCTTTTTTCGTTAAAAATACATCCTCTTGAAAGTACCAATTTTATTGGGCTTATCGATAAAGTGCACAATTCCTTCGTTATCTCATATACAAAATAGGTGTTTTCACATACAATGATTACTTAGCTGACAACAAATACTGGTTTTTTTTTTCTTCTAACGATATATTTGATAACATTAACTATTTATATGTAGTCTTTTACCTACCTTTTAAGTAAACCTACGTTTTTAACACTAACCACCGCACTATGAATTTTTCCATTAAAACCAGTGTCCTTGCATTGATCGCTATTCTATTTTATGCTATCAATTCAAATGCACAAATCGATAGTAACCGATACACGGTTCTATTGACACCTCAAAATTTGGCTACCTGTGGAGGAGTCAACAATTCTCTTGAAGAAGTCCTTATTAGAGGTCAGAATGCTACTTGTCATGACTTCAGTATTACTTTTGACCTTCCGCCCGGTGTGGAATATGTCTCAGGGACGGCAAGTATAACTTCGCAAACAGATTCATTTGGTAATCCAATTGCAACGGATCAATATTCAATAGGGGAGGGTGGTACACCTTCTGACCCTATTTTTACTGTTTTACGCCCTAGTGATGCAAATTGGGATGTGGGAGATGAAGTAATCTTTACTTTTGAACGTAGTGCAAATTGTGATGCGGTGGCGCATTCTAACTCTGGTGGTTTGTTTAAAGATGCACACACTATTAATTTTCAAGATGCTGGTGGAGCTAACTCAGATTCGGATACGGAAGTAACTATAGCTTCTTATCCGTTATTGGCCGCTTCTTTAAATATTTCTGCCATACCAACTGTTGATGCAAATGTTGGTGAATCGTACACTAGAGATATTACTCTAGCACAAGGTGGTAATGGTTGTACGGAAACATTTACCTATTATGTAGATTTAGGTGAAGATGTAGATGACCTGTATACCTTATCTTATAATGGTAGTTTTTTAACTCCAGCTACAACAGCAGGACAAGTTCTAACTTACGAAATAGATTTAAACGCAGCTCCTTTTGCAGGGACTGTTGGTGATGGAAATAATTGCTTTGATAATGGGGAAGTAATTATTTTCCAAGAAGCCTTTAGGGTAGATGACTGTTTAGATACCACTATAGTACACAATACCTATTGGGGTTGTAGCTCAGGCGAAACGTGCCAAGCGGCAGAACCACAAACAGGTTCTTTAAATTTTGGTGCCAATGTACCAGATATAGCTATATCAAAAGTAGGTTCTACTACACCAGATTTATGTGGTGCAGTTACCTATACGATTAGAATAGAAAATACGAACACCGCTGTAGGTTCAATGGCTTTGGACTTAGGTGTTAATATTGGTAACGGTGCTAATGCTACACCAGTTGGAACTGCTTCTAACAATCCACTTTGGGATTTTGATTATTTTGATACTAGAAGCGTTTCCAATTTCAGGTTTGCATCGGGTATATCTTTTACTCCAGAAGATAGACCGAGTACAGTATATACTGCAAGAGGGTCTGGTAATACAGTTTCTATACCGCCAAACTTTTTTGGTTCTGACCCTGACGGACCGGGAGGTTTTGATGATTTAGATAATGATGGTTGGTTTGATGATTTACCACCAGGGGAAGCTACAGAGTTTTCGTTCGATTTTACAGTAACACCTAAAGATAATTGTGGTGTGGCTAGATTTGATTACATGGCTTGGGAGCATACCTATATAGATACGTATTTTAAAGATCAATGTAAAAGTGATCGTATTCCTGAACGTATCGATATTGGTTATTTCAATATCATTAGAGATTATACAGATGTTACAGAGGTAGAAGCACCTACAGATATAGTAAATAACGAAGATTTTGTAGTAAGTGTTGCTCCCGCTTTTTATGCGGGAGGGGCAGGTTTGCCTACAATAGATGGTGTCGCTATGTTTTCTAATGATGCCTCTTCAGTATGGAGCATAACACTTACAGTACCTACAGGTATGGCATTACAAACTCCGTTACCGGCAGGTTTTACCCAAAGTGGCAATGAGGTTACATATACTACAACAGACTTAACAGCTGGAGCAAATAAAGAATGGGTAGATTTTCCGATGACCTTTACATGTGGTCCAAATGGTAATCAAGCAATTCCCTACAAAACGAACTACACGGCTACAAGTGCTGCTGGTGTTTGTTGGACACAAGACATTCATTGTGGTACGGTAAATATATACACACACTGCCCAGGTGGTTGTGTTGGTCCTGCAATTGAAGGATTTACTGCCAGAAGACTTACCGCAGGATGGACAGATGATACCATGACTACTAAAGTTGTTTTAGATGATAATACAGATGGTATCAAAAAATATTTAGCAGGTGATCAAATGAAGATTACCACTACTGCTTCTATAAATAGTATTTCATTAGATAACCTTTATTTTGATTTAACTTATGATACAGCTAGTTTAGCTGCTGGTGGTTCGGATATCATTACATTGATAGACACGAAAATTACTATTAATGATAATAGCGCTGGCACTTCAAATTCTGGTGTAATTAACGCAGCACCGGTTTTAACTACCAATGGCTCTACAGAGCATATGTTAAGTTTTGATTTGAGCGATGAAAAAGATTTAATAAGCGCAGCATACTTATTTGAAGGAGACGCTACAAATAGAGATATTGTTGAAGTTGAATTGACTTTTGAGTTTAGTAAAGATTTTCAAGATATAGCTTACTTTGAACTTACCAATTTAAGAGGTGAATTCTTTGCCTTTACGGATTACCCTGCCAATACACCACCCAATAGAGTAGGGTGCGACACTTGGGGAGATAGAGCTTATTATGCTAGACCTAGAATTTATGGAGCTAACCTAGCTCATGCTACTAATGGTTGTACGCCTTCAAACGGAATTATATATTTTAGACATCAAATGGCGCCGGATGATATGCATGGTGATGAATATAGACCACTTACCAATTGGACTTCTACAATTGTAGATATACCGGAAGGGGCTAGATTTACTGGTAATGTTACATCTATCCAATTTCAAGGAGCTTATTCT includes:
- the thiD gene encoding bifunctional hydroxymethylpyrimidine kinase/phosphomethylpyrimidine kinase, which produces MITRYPSVLTIAGSDSGGCAGIQADIKSISANGAFAASVITATTAQNTQGVFDIHPIPVAHIRKQLIAVLEDIDFGAIKIGMLHSAEVIKMVQDTLREYSIKKIVLDPVMVATSGDRLLDKTALGNLKYFLSDAYLITPNIPEAEILIDRIIDSQKLGEAAREIGNTFKTSVLLKGGHLEDSEQMTDTLFLYDTQKTVSIQNKRVHTNNTHGTGCTLSSAIAAQLSLGLTLEEAVKNACSYLNKAITQGKDKTLGKGNGPVQHFPI